Proteins encoded within one genomic window of Balneolaceae bacterium:
- a CDS encoding porin family protein: MFSLFGIACQDRSFGIKGGAAAYQITNDVGSSSSTSDRKIGFEAGIFGEFPINRLLSIQPEAVFVQKGGEETSEQFGNSSITLNYVDVPLLLKINAPVDGMLQPYIFGGPYAGYLIEATSETESESMELTEFLNEFHYGLKVGLGINIGSFLIDARYDMGLANIYKEDEELEGIDSNFEITTAGFILSVGLRF, encoded by the coding sequence CTGTTTTCGCTATTTGGAATTGCGTGCCAGGACCGCAGTTTTGGAATAAAGGGAGGAGCGGCTGCATATCAAATAACCAATGATGTTGGAAGCTCCTCATCAACATCAGATCGGAAAATTGGATTTGAAGCTGGTATCTTTGGTGAATTTCCTATCAACCGGTTGCTTTCAATACAACCGGAAGCCGTTTTTGTTCAAAAAGGAGGTGAGGAAACCAGCGAGCAATTTGGGAACTCATCCATAACTCTTAATTATGTTGATGTACCTCTTTTACTTAAAATAAATGCACCGGTAGATGGTATGCTTCAACCCTATATTTTTGGCGGACCGTATGCCGGATATCTGATTGAAGCCACTTCAGAGACTGAAAGCGAAAGCATGGAATTGACAGAATTTCTAAATGAATTTCATTACGGTTTAAAGGTAGGCCTCGGCATAAATATTGGATCTTTTTTAATCGATGCACGATACGATATGGGATTAGCCAATATTTATAAAGAAGATGAAGAACTTGAGGGAATTGACAGCAATTTCGAAATTACAACAGCGGGTTTTATACTCAGTGTAGGTCTCAGATTTTAG